Proteins encoded together in one Pseudomonas sp. Seg1 window:
- the lnt gene encoding apolipoprotein N-acyltransferase, with protein sequence MRWTTRPGWPGNLLAVAAGAITTFALAPFDIWPLALLAVGLFYAGLRELSPRQALGRGWCFGFGLFGAGTSWIYYSIHHFGGASVLLAGFLMLLFTAAIAFFFALPAWLWARWLRRNEAPLADALAFAALWVGQEAFRGWFLTGFPWLYSGYSQLDGPLSGLAPVGGMWLVSFVLALTAALIYNTPRLLQTGRKAFVAVGLLLLAGPWVAGIALKNHAWTSPSGAPLTVAAIQGNVEQSMKWDPAQLNAQLALYRDLSFRSKPVDLLIWPETAVPVLKESAEGYLSMMGNFAAERKSALITGVPIRETVRHEKRFFNGITVVGEGDGTYLKQKLVPFGEYVPLQDILRGLIAFFDLPMSDFARGPADQALLQAKGYQIAPFICYEVVYPEFAASLSARSDLLLTISNDTWFGTSIGPLQHLQMAQMRALEAGRWMIRATNNGVTGLINPFGQITEQIPQFEQGILYGEVVPMHNLTPYLQWRSWPLIIVCLLLFGWALMASRMSKTL encoded by the coding sequence CTGCGCTGGACAACCCGCCCCGGCTGGCCCGGTAACCTGCTGGCCGTGGCGGCCGGTGCAATCACCACCTTCGCTCTGGCACCGTTCGATATCTGGCCGCTGGCTTTGCTGGCGGTCGGTTTGTTCTATGCCGGTTTGCGCGAGCTGAGCCCGCGCCAGGCGCTGGGCCGTGGCTGGTGCTTCGGTTTCGGCCTGTTTGGCGCGGGAACCAGCTGGATCTACTACAGCATCCACCACTTCGGCGGCGCTTCGGTGCTGCTGGCCGGGTTTCTGATGCTGCTGTTTACCGCAGCGATTGCGTTTTTCTTCGCCCTGCCCGCCTGGCTCTGGGCACGCTGGTTGCGTCGCAACGAGGCGCCACTGGCCGACGCTTTGGCGTTTGCTGCTTTGTGGGTCGGCCAGGAAGCGTTTCGCGGCTGGTTTCTCACCGGTTTCCCGTGGCTATATTCCGGTTACAGTCAGCTCGACGGCCCGCTGTCCGGCCTCGCACCAGTCGGCGGCATGTGGCTGGTGTCGTTCGTTCTGGCACTGACCGCTGCACTGATCTACAACACACCACGCCTGCTGCAAACCGGCCGCAAAGCGTTTGTTGCCGTTGGTCTACTGTTGCTGGCCGGGCCGTGGGTGGCAGGCATTGCCCTCAAGAACCACGCCTGGACCAGCCCGTCCGGCGCGCCGCTGACGGTCGCGGCGATCCAGGGCAATGTCGAACAAAGCATGAAGTGGGACCCGGCGCAGCTCAACGCGCAACTGGCGCTGTACCGCGATCTGAGCTTCCGCTCGAAACCGGTGGACCTGCTGATCTGGCCGGAAACTGCGGTGCCGGTGCTCAAGGAGTCCGCCGAGGGCTACCTGAGCATGATGGGCAACTTCGCCGCCGAGCGTAAATCGGCGCTGATCACTGGCGTGCCGATTCGCGAAACGGTGCGTCACGAAAAACGCTTCTTCAACGGCATCACTGTCGTGGGCGAAGGTGACGGCACTTACCTGAAGCAAAAACTGGTGCCGTTCGGTGAATACGTGCCGTTGCAGGACATCCTGCGCGGGCTGATCGCGTTCTTCGACCTGCCGATGTCCGACTTTGCCCGCGGCCCGGCCGATCAGGCGCTGTTGCAAGCCAAGGGTTATCAGATTGCACCGTTCATCTGTTACGAAGTGGTGTACCCGGAGTTCGCCGCCAGCCTTTCGGCGCGCAGCGATCTTTTGCTGACGATCAGTAACGACACCTGGTTCGGCACCTCGATCGGTCCGCTGCAACATTTGCAAATGGCACAGATGCGCGCACTCGAGGCCGGACGCTGGATGATCCGCGCCACCAACAACGGCGTGACCGGACTGATCAATCCGTTCGGGCAGATCACCGAACAGATTCCGCAGTTCGAGCAAGGTATTTTGTACGGCGAAGTGGTGCCGATGCATAACCTGACGCCGTATCTGCAATGGCGTTCGTGGCCGCTGATCATTGTGTGCTTGCTGCTGTTTGGCTGGGCGCTGATGGCGAGCCGGATGTCGAAAACCCTTTAA
- a CDS encoding YdcF family protein — protein MPFRYFIKQLLLPPGILLLLLLLAWWLRRSRPRLAGLCFAIGLGGFWLMSLPVVVQWGAKALEREPPLAREEWALLAQKADAIVVLGSGRERGDLAWGEDQPTGVGLERQRYAARLAKASGLPMLTSGGLHYGTPPTEAKLMADSLLDDFGVTVRWQEGESRTTWENAKFSADMLLPQGIKRVVVVTQAWHMPRAVWCFEQAGFEVVPAPVGFLGTDNARPFGGWLPEFKSIWQSGQLLNEAVGQVGYSLFYRGD, from the coding sequence ATGCCTTTTCGTTATTTCATCAAACAACTTCTATTGCCGCCCGGCATTCTTTTACTGCTGTTGCTGCTTGCCTGGTGGCTGCGACGCTCGCGGCCGCGACTGGCTGGACTGTGTTTTGCAATCGGTTTGGGCGGGTTCTGGCTGATGAGCCTGCCGGTGGTGGTGCAGTGGGGCGCAAAAGCGCTGGAGCGCGAGCCGCCGCTGGCCCGTGAAGAGTGGGCGCTGCTGGCACAAAAGGCCGATGCCATTGTGGTGCTGGGGTCCGGGCGCGAGCGGGGTGATCTGGCCTGGGGCGAGGATCAGCCGACCGGCGTGGGGCTTGAGCGTCAGCGCTACGCGGCGCGGTTGGCCAAGGCCTCAGGATTGCCGATGCTGACCAGTGGCGGCCTGCATTATGGTACGCCGCCGACCGAAGCGAAGTTGATGGCGGATTCGTTGCTGGATGATTTCGGCGTGACCGTGCGTTGGCAGGAAGGCGAAAGCCGCACCACCTGGGAAAACGCGAAGTTCAGCGCCGACATGCTGTTGCCTCAGGGGATCAAGCGTGTAGTCGTGGTGACGCAGGCTTGGCACATGCCCCGAGCGGTGTGGTGTTTCGAGCAGGCAGGATTCGAAGTGGTGCCCGCGCCGGTCGGATTTTTAGGCACCGATAACGCAAGACCGTTTGGTGGCTGGCTGCCGGAGTTCAAGTCGATCTGGCAGAGCGGGCAGTTGCTGAATGAAGCGGTGGGGCAGGTGGGGTATTCGTTGTTCTACCGCGGTGATTGA
- the leuS gene encoding leucine--tRNA ligase: MHEQYQPREIEAAAQSFWDEQKSFEVSEQPGKETYYCLSMFPYPSGKLHMGHVRNYTIGDVISRYQRMQGKNVLQPMGWDAFGMPAENAAMKNNVAPAKWTYENIAYMKTQLRSLGLAVDWSREVTTCKPDYYRWEQWLFTRLFEKGVIYRKNGTVNWDPIDQTVLANEQVIDGRGWRSGALIEKREIPMYYFKITAYADELLESLDDLPGWPEQVKTMQRNWIGKSRGMEVQFPYNVDSIGEAGTLKVFTTRPDTLMGATYVAVAAEHPLATQAAQNNPELQAFIAECKGGSVAEADVATQEKKGLPTGLFVEHPLTGEKLPVWVANYVLMHYGDGAVMAVPAHDERDFEFAHKYNLPVKSVVRTSSGDTNPAPWQDAYGEHGTLINSGEFDGLDFAGAFDAMEVALIKKQLGASRTQFRLRDWGISRQRYWGCPIPIIHCDACGDVPVPEDQLPVVLPEDVVPDGAGSPLARMPEFYECNCPKCGQPAKRETDTMDTFVESSWYYARYASPHFEGGLVEKSAADHWLPVDQYIGGIEHAILHLLYARFFHKLMRDEGLVSSNEPFKNLLTQGMVIAETYYRREANGAYTWFNPADVELERDSKAKVISAKLKSDGLPVEIGGTEKMAKSKNNGVDPQSMIDQFGADTCRLFMMFASPPDMSAEWSDSGVEGSHRFLKRVWRLAQAHVTQGLPGKLDIAGLNDEQKAVRRAIHLAIKQASHDVGQNHKFNTAIAQVMTLMNVLEKAPQGTEQDRALIHEGLEAVTLLLAPITPHISHELWNQLGHADAVIDADWPAVDESALVQDSLTLVIQVNGKLRGQIEMPASATREEVEAAARTNENVLRFVDGLTIRKVIVVPGKLVNIVAS; this comes from the coding sequence ATGCACGAACAATATCAGCCCCGTGAAATCGAAGCCGCCGCCCAGTCATTCTGGGACGAGCAAAAGTCCTTTGAAGTCAGTGAACAGCCAGGCAAGGAGACTTACTACTGCCTGTCGATGTTCCCTTACCCCAGCGGCAAGCTACACATGGGGCACGTGCGCAACTACACCATCGGCGACGTGATCTCCCGCTACCAGCGCATGCAAGGCAAGAACGTTCTGCAACCGATGGGTTGGGACGCCTTCGGCATGCCGGCGGAAAACGCCGCGATGAAGAACAACGTCGCACCGGCCAAGTGGACCTACGAAAACATCGCCTACATGAAAACCCAGCTGCGTAGCCTGGGTCTGGCGGTCGACTGGTCGCGTGAAGTCACCACCTGCAAACCGGATTACTACCGCTGGGAACAATGGCTGTTCACTCGCCTGTTCGAAAAAGGCGTGATCTACCGTAAAAACGGCACCGTGAACTGGGACCCGATCGATCAGACCGTTCTGGCCAACGAACAGGTGATCGACGGTCGCGGCTGGCGGTCCGGCGCGCTGATCGAAAAGCGCGAAATCCCGATGTACTACTTCAAGATCACCGCTTACGCGGATGAGTTGCTGGAAAGCCTTGATGATCTGCCGGGCTGGCCTGAACAGGTCAAGACCATGCAGCGCAACTGGATCGGCAAATCCCGTGGCATGGAAGTGCAGTTCCCGTACAACGTCGATTCCATCGGCGAAGCCGGCACCCTGAAAGTCTTCACCACCCGTCCGGACACCCTGATGGGCGCAACTTATGTTGCCGTTGCTGCCGAGCACCCGCTGGCCACACAAGCCGCGCAAAACAATCCTGAGCTGCAAGCGTTCATCGCGGAATGCAAGGGCGGCAGCGTTGCCGAAGCCGACGTCGCCACGCAAGAGAAGAAAGGTCTGCCGACCGGCCTCTTCGTCGAGCACCCGCTGACCGGTGAAAAGCTGCCTGTCTGGGTCGCCAACTACGTACTGATGCACTACGGCGACGGCGCCGTCATGGCGGTCCCGGCTCACGACGAGCGCGACTTCGAATTCGCCCACAAGTACAACCTGCCGGTGAAATCGGTGGTGCGTACCAGCTCCGGCGACACCAACCCGGCCCCATGGCAAGACGCCTACGGCGAGCATGGCACGCTGATCAACTCCGGTGAGTTCGACGGTCTGGACTTCGCTGGCGCGTTCGACGCCATGGAAGTCGCCCTGATCAAAAAACAACTGGGCGCCTCGCGCACCCAGTTCCGCCTGCGCGACTGGGGCATCAGCCGTCAGCGCTACTGGGGCTGCCCGATCCCGATCATCCACTGCGATGCCTGCGGTGACGTGCCGGTGCCGGAAGACCAACTGCCAGTCGTGCTGCCCGAAGACGTCGTGCCTGACGGCGCCGGTTCGCCACTGGCGCGCATGCCTGAGTTTTACGAGTGCAACTGCCCGAAATGCGGTCAGCCTGCCAAGCGTGAAACCGACACCATGGACACCTTCGTCGAGTCGTCGTGGTACTACGCCCGTTACGCCTCGCCGCACTTTGAAGGTGGTCTGGTCGAGAAATCCGCAGCCGACCACTGGTTGCCGGTGGATCAGTACATCGGCGGTATCGAACACGCCATTCTGCACCTGCTCTACGCGCGCTTCTTCCACAAGCTGATGCGCGACGAAGGCCTGGTGAGCTCCAACGAACCGTTCAAAAACCTGCTGACCCAGGGCATGGTGATCGCCGAAACGTACTATCGCCGCGAAGCCAACGGTGCCTACACCTGGTTCAACCCGGCAGACGTAGAACTTGAGCGTGATAGCAAAGCCAAAGTCATCAGTGCCAAGCTGAAGTCTGACGGCTTGCCGGTAGAAATCGGCGGCACCGAGAAGATGGCCAAGTCGAAGAACAACGGCGTCGACCCACAGTCGATGATCGATCAGTTCGGCGCCGACACCTGCCGCCTGTTCATGATGTTCGCATCGCCACCGGACATGAGCGCCGAATGGTCCGACTCCGGCGTTGAAGGTTCGCACCGTTTCCTCAAACGCGTCTGGCGACTGGCGCAAGCCCACGTCACTCAGGGCCTGCCGGGCAAGCTCGACATCGCCGGCCTGAACGACGAGCAGAAGGCCGTTCGCCGTGCGATCCACCTGGCCATCAAACAGGCCAGCCATGACGTCGGTCAGAACCACAAATTCAACACCGCCATCGCTCAGGTGATGACGCTGATGAACGTGCTGGAAAAAGCTCCGCAAGGCACCGAGCAGGATCGCGCGCTGATTCACGAAGGTCTGGAAGCCGTGACATTGCTGCTGGCTCCAATCACGCCGCACATCAGCCACGAGCTGTGGAATCAACTGGGCCATGCTGACGCGGTCATCGATGCCGACTGGCCTGCTGTAGACGAAAGCGCGCTGGTACAAGACAGCCTGACGCTGGTTATTCAAGTGAATGGCAAACTGCGCGGCCAGATTGAAATGCCGGCCAGCGCGACCCGTGAAGAAGTCGAAGCCGCCGCGCGCACCAACGAAAACGTGCTGCGCTTCGTCGATGGCCTGACTATTCGTAAAGTGATTGTAGTGCCCGGGAAACTGGTCAATATCGTCGCCAGCTAA
- the lptE gene encoding LPS assembly lipoprotein LptE codes for MIKRNLLVMGLAVLLSACGFQLRGTGTNELSIKELDLSARNAYGETVTQLRQVLESSGVKVYSGAPYKLFLADEQESQRILSYAGAGRTGEYQVSTVLSYDIRGDKNLSLLSDKLEVQKVFIHDGNNLVGSDQEANDARRDIRRELVQRMMLRLQQLTPGQLEQLQQAANNRAKAEADALEAAQKAEAETPRQSPLEIPQQ; via the coding sequence ATGATCAAACGCAATCTGCTGGTGATGGGCCTCGCTGTGCTGCTGAGCGCCTGCGGTTTCCAGCTGCGTGGTACCGGCACCAATGAACTGTCGATCAAGGAACTGGATCTGAGCGCGCGTAACGCCTATGGCGAGACCGTCACTCAACTGCGTCAGGTACTGGAATCCAGCGGCGTCAAGGTTTACAGCGGCGCGCCGTACAAGCTGTTCCTGGCTGACGAACAGGAAAGCCAGCGCATTCTCAGCTACGCCGGTGCCGGCCGTACGGGCGAATATCAGGTCAGCACTGTTCTGAGCTATGACATTCGTGGCGACAAGAACCTTTCCCTGCTGAGCGACAAGCTTGAAGTGCAGAAAGTGTTTATCCACGACGGCAACAACCTCGTCGGCTCGGATCAGGAAGCCAACGACGCCCGTCGCGATATTCGTCGCGAGCTGGTTCAGCGCATGATGCTGCGCCTGCAACAGCTGACCCCGGGTCAACTGGAGCAACTGCAGCAAGCCGCCAACAACCGCGCCAAGGCTGAAGCCGACGCGCTCGAGGCGGCGCAAAAGGCTGAAGCGGAAACCCCGCGTCAGTCGCCGCTTGAAATTCCGCAGCAGTAA
- the holA gene encoding DNA polymerase III subunit delta: protein MKLAPAQLGKHLQGALAPVYIISGDDPLLCQEAADAIRSAARQQGFDERQVFAADANFDWGTLLQAGASMSLFAEKRLLELRLPSGKPGDKGAAAFIEYCSRPAEDTVLLISLPKLDGSAQKTKWGKALVEGQQTQFIQIWPVDANQLPSWIRQRLSQAGLSASQDAVELIAARVEGNLLAAAQEIEKLKLMAEGGQITVETVQAAVADSARFDVFGLTDAVLNGEPAHALRMLEGLRGEGVEPPVILWALARELRLLANISLQYSQGTPLDKCFSQAKPPVWDKRKPLMSKALQRYTAQRWAQLLLEAQRIDAQIKGQAAGSPWMSLSRLALLMAGQRLSLPAE from the coding sequence ATGAAGCTCGCTCCCGCTCAACTCGGCAAACACCTGCAAGGCGCCCTCGCGCCGGTCTACATCATCAGTGGCGATGACCCGCTGCTGTGCCAGGAAGCCGCCGACGCCATCCGCAGTGCTGCGCGCCAGCAAGGTTTCGACGAACGTCAGGTCTTCGCCGCCGACGCCAATTTCGATTGGGGTACGTTGCTGCAGGCCGGCGCGAGCATGTCGTTGTTCGCCGAGAAACGCCTGCTGGAACTGCGTCTGCCTTCGGGCAAACCTGGTGACAAGGGCGCTGCCGCCTTCATCGAGTACTGCTCGCGCCCTGCGGAAGACACTGTGCTGCTGATCAGCCTGCCCAAGCTCGATGGCAGTGCGCAGAAGACCAAGTGGGGCAAGGCGCTGGTCGAAGGTCAGCAGACCCAGTTCATCCAGATCTGGCCGGTGGATGCCAATCAGCTGCCAAGCTGGATTCGTCAGCGTTTGTCGCAGGCCGGCTTGTCGGCCAGTCAGGACGCCGTCGAACTGATTGCCGCGCGCGTCGAGGGCAACCTGCTCGCCGCTGCGCAGGAAATCGAAAAGCTCAAGCTGATGGCCGAGGGTGGCCAGATTACCGTCGAAACGGTGCAGGCGGCTGTGGCCGACAGTGCACGATTCGACGTGTTTGGCCTGACCGATGCGGTGCTCAACGGTGAACCGGCCCACGCCCTGCGCATGCTCGAAGGCCTGCGTGGCGAGGGTGTCGAACCGCCAGTGATTCTCTGGGCGCTGGCGCGGGAGTTGCGCCTGCTGGCCAATATCTCGCTGCAATACAGCCAGGGCACGCCGCTGGACAAGTGTTTCAGTCAGGCGAAGCCACCGGTCTGGGACAAGCGCAAACCGTTAATGAGCAAAGCCCTGCAACGCTATACGGCGCAACGCTGGGCGCAGTTGCTGCTCGAAGCGCAGCGCATCGATGCGCAGATCAAGGGCCAGGCGGCCGGATCGCCATGGATGAGCCTGAGTCGTTTGGCGTTATTGATGGCCGGCCAGCGACTGTCTTTGCCTGCTGAATAA
- the arfA gene encoding alternative ribosome rescue factor ArfA, with translation MSKKPAKHRPNKAKSIVAQPLFRSRQERPTKGKGSYRREAFQSDSWEASYFLAA, from the coding sequence ATGAGCAAAAAGCCAGCGAAACATCGCCCCAACAAGGCCAAATCCATCGTCGCCCAACCCTTGTTCCGCAGTCGCCAGGAACGACCAACCAAGGGCAAAGGCAGCTACCGCCGCGAAGCCTTCCAGTCTGACAGCTGGGAGGCTTCTTACTTTCTGGCCGCCTGA
- a CDS encoding lytic murein transglycosylase yields the protein MPLSLSRRWPVRQMIAASSFILLVACAEKPTAADAQPLQAAPVATAPAIIPPVVPSADPLDLQPTQTFAEWQAGFRKDALAAGIRADLFDRAFANVSFDASVIRADRSQPEFSRPVWEYLDGALSPLRVRKGQALINQYADILQSIEQRYGVDRQALVSVWGMESNFGQFQGSKSVINSLATLAYEGRRPGFAHAQLIAALQILQQGDITPEKMLGSWAGAMGQTQFIPTTYNTHAVDFDGDGRRDIWGSPADALASTAHYLQSSGWQRGQPWGFEVQLPSSFNYTLADGTIRKSVAEWRQLGVILPNGGQVPAGSEQLPAALLLPAGYRGPAFLILDNFRAILKYNNSSSYALAVSLLSERFNGGGLINGTWPKDDLPLSRTERIELQTLLSARNYDAGTADGIIGANTRKAIRSAQQSFGWPADGYPTHKLLESLRSQ from the coding sequence ATGCCCCTAAGTCTTTCCCGTCGCTGGCCTGTTCGCCAGATGATCGCTGCCTCCAGCTTCATTCTGCTTGTCGCCTGCGCGGAAAAACCGACCGCCGCCGACGCGCAACCTCTCCAAGCCGCTCCTGTCGCCACGGCCCCAGCGATCATCCCGCCGGTAGTGCCGTCCGCCGACCCTCTCGATCTTCAGCCGACCCAGACCTTCGCCGAATGGCAAGCAGGTTTCCGCAAGGATGCCCTGGCCGCCGGGATCCGCGCCGACCTGTTTGATCGCGCATTTGCCAATGTCAGCTTCGACGCCAGCGTGATTCGCGCCGACCGCAGTCAGCCGGAATTCTCCCGCCCGGTGTGGGAATACCTCGATGGCGCCCTTTCGCCATTGCGCGTGCGCAAAGGTCAGGCATTGATCAACCAGTACGCCGACATTCTGCAAAGCATCGAACAGCGTTATGGCGTTGACCGTCAGGCCTTGGTGTCGGTGTGGGGCATGGAGAGTAACTTCGGTCAGTTCCAGGGCAGCAAGTCGGTAATCAACTCGCTGGCCACCCTCGCCTACGAAGGCCGCCGCCCGGGCTTTGCCCACGCGCAATTGATCGCAGCCCTGCAGATTCTGCAACAGGGCGATATCACGCCGGAGAAGATGCTTGGCTCCTGGGCTGGCGCGATGGGTCAGACTCAATTCATTCCGACCACCTACAACACCCATGCGGTGGATTTCGATGGCGACGGCCGCCGCGACATCTGGGGCAGCCCTGCCGATGCGCTGGCCTCGACGGCGCATTACCTGCAAAGCTCAGGCTGGCAGCGCGGGCAGCCGTGGGGTTTTGAGGTGCAATTGCCGAGCAGCTTCAACTACACGCTGGCCGACGGCACCATTCGTAAAAGCGTCGCCGAATGGCGGCAACTGGGCGTGATCCTGCCGAATGGCGGTCAAGTACCTGCGGGCTCCGAGCAACTGCCGGCCGCCCTGTTGCTGCCGGCCGGTTATCGAGGCCCCGCGTTCCTGATCCTCGACAACTTCCGAGCGATCCTCAAGTACAACAATTCTTCGTCGTACGCCTTGGCGGTGAGCCTGTTGTCCGAGCGCTTCAATGGCGGTGGTCTGATCAACGGCACCTGGCCGAAAGATGATCTGCCGCTGAGCCGTACCGAGCGCATCGAGTTGCAGACCCTGCTGAGTGCACGCAACTATGATGCGGGCACAGCGGACGGGATTATCGGCGCCAATACGCGCAAGGCGATCCGCAGTGCACAGCAGTCGTTTGGCTGGCCGGCGGATGGCTATCCGACGCATAAGCTGCTTGAGAGCCTGCGTAGCCAGTAA
- a CDS encoding LD-carboxypeptidase, producing MTVRPTHTLFPHKPVPALPSEGLIGVIAPAGPGALDTDKAVQWMRARGYELRVFPGVHEKDGYLAGSDDVRLNDLHAAFADPEVDAIICLRGGYGTPRLLDRIDFDLLSRNAKPFVGYSDITALHLAISRYAGFVTFHGPLLNADLLGDKEPPTVASFFAMLRGQVKAGSVLSHPVAHPLTTVEPGIAHGRLLGGNLAMIASTLGTPYEIDVEGVILLIEDVNEPLYRIDRLLTQMRLAGKLAKLRGVLVGDIAGVEVEALNRLLKQTFEPLRIPVLSGWRSGHCDPNLTLPLGALVRLDAGKKELMLEQDVVVRR from the coding sequence ATGACCGTTCGACCGACCCACACCCTGTTCCCGCATAAGCCTGTACCAGCCCTGCCGTCAGAGGGGCTGATCGGTGTCATTGCCCCAGCCGGCCCCGGCGCGCTGGACACGGACAAGGCTGTGCAGTGGATGCGTGCCCGTGGTTACGAATTACGGGTGTTCCCGGGCGTTCATGAGAAGGACGGCTACCTGGCCGGCAGCGATGACGTGCGACTCAACGATTTGCATGCCGCATTCGCTGATCCCGAGGTCGACGCCATTATCTGCCTGCGCGGTGGCTACGGTACGCCACGGCTGCTGGACCGTATCGACTTCGATCTGCTGAGCCGCAACGCCAAGCCGTTTGTCGGCTACAGCGACATCACCGCCCTGCACCTGGCCATCAGCCGTTACGCAGGCTTCGTAACCTTTCACGGGCCGCTGCTCAATGCGGACTTGTTGGGTGACAAGGAACCGCCGACCGTCGCCTCGTTTTTCGCCATGCTCCGTGGCCAGGTGAAGGCGGGGAGTGTGTTGAGTCACCCGGTGGCTCACCCATTGACCACGGTCGAGCCCGGGATCGCCCATGGACGCTTGCTCGGCGGCAATCTGGCAATGATCGCCTCGACCCTCGGTACGCCTTATGAAATCGATGTCGAGGGGGTGATTTTGCTCATCGAAGATGTCAACGAACCGCTGTATCGCATCGACCGATTGCTGACCCAGATGCGTCTGGCCGGCAAGTTGGCAAAACTGCGCGGTGTGCTGGTCGGGGATATCGCGGGGGTAGAAGTCGAGGCGCTCAACCGCTTGCTCAAGCAGACTTTCGAACCGTTGCGGATTCCGGTGCTATCGGGGTGGCGAAGCGGCCATTGCGATCCGAATCTGACTTTGCCGTTGGGCGCGCTGGTTCGACTGGATGCGGGGAAGAAGGAGTTGATGCTGGAGCAGGATGTGGTGGTTCGACGGTAG
- the lipA gene encoding lipoyl synthase: MIPTLDVTERPAPRPKVEAGVKLRGAEKVARIPVKIIPTTELPKKPDWIRVRIPVSPEVDRIKSLLRKHKLHSVCEEASCPNLGECFSGGTATFMIMGDICTRRCPFCDVGHGRPKPLDVNEPESLAIAIADLKLKYVVITSVDRDDLRDGGAQHFADCIREIRKLSPNVQLETLVPDYRGRMDIALEITAAEPPDVFNHNLETVPRLYKAARPGSDYQWSLTLLQRFKQMMPHIPTKSGLMLGLGETDEEVIEVMKRMREHDIDMLTLGQYLQPSRSHLPVQRFVHPDTFAWFAEEGYKMGFKNVASGPLVRSSYHADEQAKLVKAELLGS; the protein is encoded by the coding sequence ATGATCCCGACGCTCGACGTGACCGAGCGCCCGGCCCCGCGTCCCAAGGTTGAAGCCGGCGTCAAGCTGCGCGGCGCCGAGAAGGTTGCACGCATCCCGGTAAAGATCATTCCGACCACCGAACTGCCGAAGAAACCTGACTGGATTCGTGTACGTATTCCGGTTTCGCCGGAAGTCGACCGGATCAAGAGCCTGCTGCGCAAACACAAGCTGCACAGCGTTTGCGAAGAAGCGTCCTGCCCGAACCTGGGCGAATGCTTCTCCGGCGGCACCGCGACGTTCATGATCATGGGCGACATCTGCACCCGTCGCTGCCCGTTCTGCGACGTTGGCCACGGTCGTCCGAAGCCACTGGACGTCAACGAGCCGGAAAGCCTGGCCATTGCCATCGCTGACCTCAAGCTCAAGTATGTGGTGATCACCTCCGTTGACCGCGACGACCTGCGTGATGGCGGTGCTCAGCACTTTGCCGACTGCATCCGCGAAATTCGCAAACTGTCGCCGAACGTGCAGCTGGAAACCCTGGTTCCGGACTACCGTGGTCGCATGGACATCGCCCTGGAAATCACTGCCGCCGAGCCGCCGGATGTGTTCAACCACAACCTGGAAACCGTACCGCGCCTGTACAAGGCTGCGCGTCCGGGTTCGGACTACCAGTGGTCGCTGACCCTGCTGCAGCGCTTCAAGCAGATGATGCCGCACATTCCAACCAAATCCGGCCTGATGCTGGGTCTGGGCGAGACCGACGAAGAGGTCATCGAAGTCATGAAGCGCATGCGCGAACACGACATCGACATGCTGACCTTGGGCCAGTACCTGCAACCGTCGCGCAGCCACTTGCCGGTGCAGCGTTTCGTGCACCCGGACACCTTCGCCTGGTTCGCCGAGGAAGGTTACAAGATGGGCTTCAAGAACGTTGCTTCGGGTCCGCTGGTGCGTTCTTCGTACCACGCCGACGAGCAGGCGAAGCTGGTCAAGGCTGAGCTGCTGGGTTCCTGA
- the lipB gene encoding lipoyl(octanoyl) transferase LipB — translation MSGTLGFRELGQMAYEPVWHAMQRFTNERGSDAADEIWLVEHPPVFTQGQAGKAEHLLLPGDIPVVQVDRGGQVTYHGPGQLVAYLLLDVRKLGFGVRDLVSRMELCLIELLASYGVTAAAKPDAPGVYVDGAKIASLGLRIRHGCSFHGLALNVDMNLEPFRRINPCGYAGLAMTQLSDHAGSIEFAEVSARLRAQLVKHLDYAEQTTLTGGID, via the coding sequence ATGTCTGGCACGCTGGGCTTTCGTGAGCTCGGCCAGATGGCTTACGAGCCGGTCTGGCATGCCATGCAACGCTTTACCAACGAACGCGGCAGCGATGCCGCCGACGAAATCTGGCTCGTCGAGCACCCGCCGGTGTTCACTCAGGGCCAGGCCGGCAAGGCCGAACATCTGTTGCTGCCGGGAGATATCCCGGTGGTGCAGGTCGATCGCGGCGGGCAGGTGACTTATCATGGCCCCGGCCAATTGGTGGCTTACCTGTTGCTGGATGTGCGCAAGCTGGGTTTCGGCGTGCGTGATCTGGTCAGTCGCATGGAGCTTTGCCTGATCGAATTGCTGGCCAGCTACGGCGTGACCGCAGCGGCCAAGCCCGATGCTCCCGGCGTCTACGTCGATGGAGCGAAAATCGCTTCACTGGGTTTGCGGATTCGCCACGGTTGTTCCTTTCATGGCCTGGCCCTGAACGTGGATATGAACCTGGAACCGTTTCGACGGATTAATCCCTGCGGCTATGCCGGGCTGGCGATGACCCAGCTGAGCGATCACGCAGGATCGATTGAATTTGCCGAGGTAAGTGCCCGGCTGCGTGCGCAGCTCGTCAAACACCTCGACTATGCTGAGCAGACGACCCTGACGGGCGGAATCGACTGA